The following proteins come from a genomic window of Sorghum bicolor cultivar BTx623 chromosome 3, Sorghum_bicolor_NCBIv3, whole genome shotgun sequence:
- the LOC8054696 gene encoding jacalin-related lectin 19: MNFRGSSGKNSMRVGPWGGLGGDPWDDGINSGVRQIIISHGAAIYSKQFEYDLRGSLVWSEKHGTSGGSSKTDQVKLNYPEEVLTSISGCYGALGASVVIRSLTFESNCSKYGPFGTEQGTSFSLPVFTGKIVGFHGRSGTCLHSIGCHLNKENTTKLSKNAPTIIRSYDRNGHRYADSSAGYDMILAVKDRGDNYNVLASSVPKEQYPNNPSKMSKMVSIPSFHSDNGTMTISTPVRFGPWWKQWYHI, translated from the exons ATG AACTTCAGAGGTTCCTCCGGGAAGAATTCAATGAGGGTCGGGCCATGGGGAGGTCTAGGAGGAGATCCATGGGACGATGGTATTAACTCCGGAGTGCGCCAGATCATCATCAGTCATGGTGCGGCCATTTATTCCAAACAGTTCGAGTATGACCTGAGAGGAAGCTTAGTCTGGTCAGAGAAGCATGGGACTAGTGGTGGAAGCTCAAAAACTGATCAG GTGAAACTTAATTACCCTGAGGAAGTTCTCACATCTATCAGTGGCTGCTATGGTGCCCTGGGAGCTTCAGTTGTCATAAGATCACTTACCTTTGAGAGCAACTGCTCCAAGTACGGGCCTTTTGGCACCGAGCAAGGGACATCCTTCTCACTCCCGGTGTTCACCGGCAAGATCGTCGGCTTTCACGGCCGATCCGGAACGTGCCTCCACTCCATAGGTTGCCATCTCAACAAAGAGAACACAACCAAGCTGTCAAAAAATGCGCCAACCATCATAAGATCTTATGACAGGAACGGTCACAGGTATGCAGATAGCAGTGCTGGGTATGACATGATTCTTGCAGTGAAGGACAGAGGTGACAACTACAATGTCCTGGCCAGCAGTGTTCCGAAGGAGCAGTATCCTAATAATCCATCTAAGATGAGCAAG ATGGTATCAATTCCAAGTTTCCACTCGGATAATGGGACCATGACTATAAGCACTCCAGTGAGATTTGGTCCCTGGTGGAAACAGTGGTACCATATTTGA
- the LOC8079284 gene encoding glucose-induced degradation protein 8 homolog isoform X2 gives MVLLTEQPENQKEEAEVGWTAGSNGQKCLNCYIRRIRIRVTATRETSFFRSKGQILLLSARRELAPRSAPHAPAAGSKQPPSVASSWSPAPPALLSFIVLMMELDPRLYENVSVSDNDVRNIVLSYLMHNCFKETAETFLSSTGLKLPVDYTVDVDKRKAIFNFVLEGNALKAIELTKEMAPNLLENDMDLHFDLLSLHFIELVRSRKCTEALEFGQKKLTSFGKVPKYVEKLEDFMALLAYEEPEKSPMFHLLSPDHRQNVADSLNRAVLAHANLPAYSSLERVVQQATVVRQYLQQEVGKAFLSK, from the exons ATGGTCCTCCTAACCGAGCAACCGGAGAACCAAAAAGAGGAGGCGGAGGTCGGGTGGACTGCTGGATCCAACGGACAGAAATGCCTCAACTGCTACATCCGACGGATACGAATTCGCGTGACGGCAACCAGAGAAACAAGCTTTTTTCGATCCAAAGGTCAAATCCTCCTCCTTTCGGCAAGACGGGAACTCGCCCCTCGCTCGGCTCCCCACGCGCCAGCAGCGGGCAGTAAACAGCCTCCGTCCGTCGCCTCTTCCTGGAGTCCGGcgccgcccgccctcctctcttTTATTGTGCTGATGATGGAACTGGATCCTCGCCTCTACGAGAACGTC TCTGTCAGCGACAACGATGTCCGAAACATAGTTCTATCTTATCTTATGCACAACTGTTTTAAAGAGACGGCAGAGACATTCCTATCTAGCACCGGGTTGAAGTTACCTGTCGACTATACAGTGGATGTGGATAAGCGTAAAG CAATTTTTAATTTTGTGCTAGAAGGGAATGCCCTTAAGGCCATAGAGCTGACAAAAGAAATGGCACCTAACTTGCTAGAGAATGATATGGATCTACATTTTGATCTTCTAAGTCTCCACTTCATTGAGCTAGTTCGTTCCAGAAAATG CACAGAAGCTCTTGAGTTTGGCCAGAAAAAATTGACATCATTTGGGAAGGTTCCCAAGTATGTTGAGAAACTAGAG GACTTTATGGCCCTCCTGGCTTATGAAGAGCCTGAGAAGTCACCTATGTTTCATCTACTAAGCCCAGATCACAGGCAGAATGTTGCAGATAGCTTGAATCGTGCTGTCCTTG CACATGCTAATCTTCCGGCATATTCATCATTGGAAAGAGTGGTACAGCAAGCGACCGTGGTTAGACAATACCTACAGCAGGAAGTTGGCAAG gcctTTCTGAGCAAGTAA
- the LOC8079284 gene encoding glucose-induced degradation protein 8 homolog isoform X1, translating into MVLLTEQPENQKEEAEVGWTAGSNGQKCLNCYIRRIRIRVTATRETSFFRSKGQILLLSARRELAPRSAPHAPAAGSKQPPSVASSWSPAPPALLSFIVLMMELDPRLYENVSVSDNDVRNIVLSYLMHNCFKETAETFLSSTGLKLPVDYTVDVDKRKAIFNFVLEGNALKAIELTKEMAPNLLENDMDLHFDLLSLHFIELVRSRKCTEALEFGQKKLTSFGKVPKYVEKLEDFMALLAYEEPEKSPMFHLLSPDHRQNVADSLNRAVLAHANLPAYSSLERVVQQATVVRQYLQQEVGKDSYPPFSLKAFLSK; encoded by the exons ATGGTCCTCCTAACCGAGCAACCGGAGAACCAAAAAGAGGAGGCGGAGGTCGGGTGGACTGCTGGATCCAACGGACAGAAATGCCTCAACTGCTACATCCGACGGATACGAATTCGCGTGACGGCAACCAGAGAAACAAGCTTTTTTCGATCCAAAGGTCAAATCCTCCTCCTTTCGGCAAGACGGGAACTCGCCCCTCGCTCGGCTCCCCACGCGCCAGCAGCGGGCAGTAAACAGCCTCCGTCCGTCGCCTCTTCCTGGAGTCCGGcgccgcccgccctcctctcttTTATTGTGCTGATGATGGAACTGGATCCTCGCCTCTACGAGAACGTC TCTGTCAGCGACAACGATGTCCGAAACATAGTTCTATCTTATCTTATGCACAACTGTTTTAAAGAGACGGCAGAGACATTCCTATCTAGCACCGGGTTGAAGTTACCTGTCGACTATACAGTGGATGTGGATAAGCGTAAAG CAATTTTTAATTTTGTGCTAGAAGGGAATGCCCTTAAGGCCATAGAGCTGACAAAAGAAATGGCACCTAACTTGCTAGAGAATGATATGGATCTACATTTTGATCTTCTAAGTCTCCACTTCATTGAGCTAGTTCGTTCCAGAAAATG CACAGAAGCTCTTGAGTTTGGCCAGAAAAAATTGACATCATTTGGGAAGGTTCCCAAGTATGTTGAGAAACTAGAG GACTTTATGGCCCTCCTGGCTTATGAAGAGCCTGAGAAGTCACCTATGTTTCATCTACTAAGCCCAGATCACAGGCAGAATGTTGCAGATAGCTTGAATCGTGCTGTCCTTG CACATGCTAATCTTCCGGCATATTCATCATTGGAAAGAGTGGTACAGCAAGCGACCGTGGTTAGACAATACCTACAGCAGGAAGTTGGCAAG GATTCTTACCcaccattttctttgaaggcctTTCTGAGCAAGTAA
- the LOC8079285 gene encoding putative cysteine-rich receptor-like protein kinase 35 isoform X2, with the protein MAMPSLLRLLVLLTAGAAVSQVAAWVDCGDAAPSPPPSSSPSPSPLSPPANGSSNNAAFRANLLTLLGALPRAVAPTGFASLSLGAGRDRAFVRGLCRGDMEPPRCLADLQDAVRTLGGSCPGSRRAAVWLDVVYVDYADTNISSSRDDDRRMVLYDTRLVAHPAAYLQAYGALMRTLVARAVGRVGGGGGEAGTTSARRSFFATGEARYASDDPNGTMYGMVQCMRDITAADCDHCLQTSVPRLPCCEGNQGGVVLAYNCYLRIQVYTYYDLALDAPPPSAAAQPPPPPPPVPAPSSPTPAAETSGTGRRNTTIIILAVVVPLGTLLLLAFVLTGVYYLRRRRRGVKERSRPPRPTGCAKDDDGSTTYVHPEKFTLQVLRVATGNFAAENKLGEGGFGQVFKGRLQDGQPVAVKRLSKGSSQGFHELKNELILAAKLTHRNLVQLLGVCLEETEKLIVYEYLPNRSLDTILFGRRQQQQQALDWSKRYTIISGIARGLQYLHEESRLRIIHRDLKPSNVLLGSDMTPKISDFGLARAFWGDESREVTKRPAGTLGYMSPEYAYYGHVSTKSDMFSFGVIVLEIVTGQRNSSPSSAEDDGSNRNLLSYVWEKWKRGGSVAEMVDASLGGQYAMTEALACVQIGLLCVQKDPRSRPDASEVVLMLDERSAIQQKPSRPAFCSGSGSGSISGGASSVSYGRRSAIESVSENSVTVSELEPR; encoded by the exons ATGGCCATGCCATCTCTTCTCcgcctcctcgtcctcctcaccGCAGGCGCCGCCGTCTCACAGGTCGCCGCATGGGTGGACTGCGGCGACGCCGCGCCGTCGCCTCCTCCTTCGTCCTCCCCTTCCCCCTCACCACTATCGCCGCCGGCCAACGGCAGCAGCAACAACGCGGCGTTCCGCGCGAACCTCCTCACGCTCCTGGGCGCGCTCCCGCGCGCCGTGGCGCCCACGGGGTTCGCGTCCCTCTCCCTCGGTGCCGGCCGCGACCGCGCCTTCGTCCGGGGCCTCTGCCGTGGGGACATGGAGCCTCCCCGGTGCCTCGCGGACCTGCAGGACGCCGTGCGCACCCTCGGCGGGAGCTGCCCCGgcagccgccgcgccgccgtgtGGCTGGACGTCGTCTACGTCGACTACGCCGACACCAACATCTCGAGCTCCCGCGACGACGACCGCCGCATGGTCCTGTACGACACGCGCCTGGTAGCCCACCCGGCCGCCTACCTGCAGGCGTACGGCGCGCTGATGAGGACCCTGGTGGCGCGCGCGGTGGGCCGCgtgggtggcggcggcggcgaggcaggGACGACGTCGGCGAGGCGGTCCTTCTTCGCCACCGGGGAGGCGCGGTACGCCAGCGACGATCCCAACGGTACCATGTACGGGATGGTGCAGTGCATGAGGGACATCACGGCCGCCGACTGCGACCATTGCCTGCAGACCTCGGTGCCGCGGCTGCCGTGCTGCGAGGGGAATCAGGGAGGCGTCGTGCTGGCCTACAACTGCTACCTGCGGATCCAGGTGTACACCTACTACGACCTGGCGCTCGACGCGCCGCCGCCTTCAGCTGCTGCtcaaccgccgccgccgccgccgccggtcccCGCGCCGTCGTCGCCGACGCCCGCTGCGGAAACAAGCG GAACGGGGAGACGAAACACCACCATCATCATCCTTGCCGTCGTCGTCCCACTAGGAACGCTACTCCTCCTCGCGTTCGTGTTGACTGGTGTTTACTACTTGCGGCGAAGGAGAAGAGGTGTCAAAGAGAGGAGCCGTCCGCCCAGACCCACGGGATGTgccaaggacgacgacggcaGCACAACCTATGTTCACCCGGAGAAATTCACCCTGCAGGTGCTGAGGGTGGCAACCGGTAACTTCGCTGCGGAAAACAAGCTGGGAGAGGGAGGTTTTGGACAAGTTTTCAAG GGCAGGCTTCAGGATGGACAACCCGTTGCAGTAAAAAGGCTCTCCAAGGGCTCCTCGCAGGGCTTCCACGAGCTAAAAAACGAGCTGATTCTCGCCGCCAAGCTGACACACAGGAACCTCGTCCAGCTTCTTGGGGTTTGCCTGGAGGAAACGGAGAAGCTGATCGTGTACGAGTACCTGCCAAATCGGAGCCTGGACACCATCCTTTTCG GGagacggcagcagcagcagcaagctcTGGACTGGAGCAAGAGATACACGATCATCAGCGGGATCGCGCGCGGCCTGCAGTACCTCCACGAGGAGTCCCGGCTGCGGATCATCCACCGGGACCTCAAGCCCAGCAACGTCCTGCTGGGTTCCGACATGACTCCCAAGATCTCCGATTTCGGACTCGCCAGAGCGTTCTGGGGAGACGAGTCCAGAGAGGTGACCAAACGACCGGCAGGAACCCT CGGGTACATGTCCCCGGAGTACGCGTACTACGGGCACGTCTCGACCAAATCCGACATGTTCAGCTTCGGGGTCATCGTCCTCGAGATCGTGACCGGCCAAAGGAACAGCAGCCCGTCTTCGGCTGAAGACGACGGCAGCAACAGGAACCTGCTGAGCTAC GTCTGGGAGAAGTGGAAGCGCGGCGGGTCCGTCGCGGAGATGGTGGACGCGTCGCTGGGCGGGCAGTACGCCATGACCGAGGCGCTCGCCTGCGTGCAGATCGGGCTCCTGTGCGTGCAGAAGGATCCCAGGTCCAGGCCAGACGCGTCGGAGGTCGTCCTGATGCTGGACGAACGGTCGGCGATCCAGCAAAAGCCGTCCAGACCGGCGTtctgctccggctccggctccgggtCTATAAGCGGCGGCGCCTCATCAGTGAGCTATGGGCGTCGTTCTGCGATCGAGTCTGTTTCCGAGAACAGCGTGACGGTTTCGGAGCTCGAACCGCGGTAG
- the LOC8079285 gene encoding putative cysteine-rich receptor-like protein kinase 35 isoform X1 — MAMPSLLRLLVLLTAGAAVSQVAAWVDCGDAAPSPPPSSSPSPSPLSPPANGSSNNAAFRANLLTLLGALPRAVAPTGFASLSLGAGRDRAFVRGLCRGDMEPPRCLADLQDAVRTLGGSCPGSRRAAVWLDVVYVDYADTNISSSRDDDRRMVLYDTRLVAHPAAYLQAYGALMRTLVARAVGRVGGGGGEAGTTSARRSFFATGEARYASDDPNGTMYGMVQCMRDITAADCDHCLQTSVPRLPCCEGNQGGVVLAYNCYLRIQVYTYYDLALDAPPPSAAAQPPPPPPPVPAPSSPTPAAETSGTGRRNTTIIILAVVVPLGTLLLLAFVLTGVYYLRRRRRGVKERSRPPRPTGCAKDDDGSTTYVHPEKFTLQVLRVATGNFAAENKLGEGGFGQVFKGRLQDGQPVAVKRLSKGSSQGFHELKNELILAAKLTHRNLVQLLGVCLEETEKLIVYEYLPNRSLDTILFGRRQQQQQALDWSKRYTIISGIARGLQYLHEESRLRIIHRDLKPSNVLLGSDMTPKISDFGLARAFWGDESREVTKRPAGTLGYMSPEYAYYGHVSTKSDMFSFGVIVLEIVTGQRNSSPSSAEDDGSNRNLLSYVREHLLPAARHRTDQGKASFLDGQSNVLTLEVYIYLPAAGLGEVEARRVRRGDGGRVAGRAVRHDRGARLRADRAPVRAEGSQVQARRVGGRPDAGRTVGDPAKAVQTGVLLRLRLRVYKRRRLISELWASFCDRVCFREQRDGFGARTAVEVGRVLWALFPCSSLYLTHQA; from the exons ATGGCCATGCCATCTCTTCTCcgcctcctcgtcctcctcaccGCAGGCGCCGCCGTCTCACAGGTCGCCGCATGGGTGGACTGCGGCGACGCCGCGCCGTCGCCTCCTCCTTCGTCCTCCCCTTCCCCCTCACCACTATCGCCGCCGGCCAACGGCAGCAGCAACAACGCGGCGTTCCGCGCGAACCTCCTCACGCTCCTGGGCGCGCTCCCGCGCGCCGTGGCGCCCACGGGGTTCGCGTCCCTCTCCCTCGGTGCCGGCCGCGACCGCGCCTTCGTCCGGGGCCTCTGCCGTGGGGACATGGAGCCTCCCCGGTGCCTCGCGGACCTGCAGGACGCCGTGCGCACCCTCGGCGGGAGCTGCCCCGgcagccgccgcgccgccgtgtGGCTGGACGTCGTCTACGTCGACTACGCCGACACCAACATCTCGAGCTCCCGCGACGACGACCGCCGCATGGTCCTGTACGACACGCGCCTGGTAGCCCACCCGGCCGCCTACCTGCAGGCGTACGGCGCGCTGATGAGGACCCTGGTGGCGCGCGCGGTGGGCCGCgtgggtggcggcggcggcgaggcaggGACGACGTCGGCGAGGCGGTCCTTCTTCGCCACCGGGGAGGCGCGGTACGCCAGCGACGATCCCAACGGTACCATGTACGGGATGGTGCAGTGCATGAGGGACATCACGGCCGCCGACTGCGACCATTGCCTGCAGACCTCGGTGCCGCGGCTGCCGTGCTGCGAGGGGAATCAGGGAGGCGTCGTGCTGGCCTACAACTGCTACCTGCGGATCCAGGTGTACACCTACTACGACCTGGCGCTCGACGCGCCGCCGCCTTCAGCTGCTGCtcaaccgccgccgccgccgccgccggtcccCGCGCCGTCGTCGCCGACGCCCGCTGCGGAAACAAGCG GAACGGGGAGACGAAACACCACCATCATCATCCTTGCCGTCGTCGTCCCACTAGGAACGCTACTCCTCCTCGCGTTCGTGTTGACTGGTGTTTACTACTTGCGGCGAAGGAGAAGAGGTGTCAAAGAGAGGAGCCGTCCGCCCAGACCCACGGGATGTgccaaggacgacgacggcaGCACAACCTATGTTCACCCGGAGAAATTCACCCTGCAGGTGCTGAGGGTGGCAACCGGTAACTTCGCTGCGGAAAACAAGCTGGGAGAGGGAGGTTTTGGACAAGTTTTCAAG GGCAGGCTTCAGGATGGACAACCCGTTGCAGTAAAAAGGCTCTCCAAGGGCTCCTCGCAGGGCTTCCACGAGCTAAAAAACGAGCTGATTCTCGCCGCCAAGCTGACACACAGGAACCTCGTCCAGCTTCTTGGGGTTTGCCTGGAGGAAACGGAGAAGCTGATCGTGTACGAGTACCTGCCAAATCGGAGCCTGGACACCATCCTTTTCG GGagacggcagcagcagcagcaagctcTGGACTGGAGCAAGAGATACACGATCATCAGCGGGATCGCGCGCGGCCTGCAGTACCTCCACGAGGAGTCCCGGCTGCGGATCATCCACCGGGACCTCAAGCCCAGCAACGTCCTGCTGGGTTCCGACATGACTCCCAAGATCTCCGATTTCGGACTCGCCAGAGCGTTCTGGGGAGACGAGTCCAGAGAGGTGACCAAACGACCGGCAGGAACCCT CGGGTACATGTCCCCGGAGTACGCGTACTACGGGCACGTCTCGACCAAATCCGACATGTTCAGCTTCGGGGTCATCGTCCTCGAGATCGTGACCGGCCAAAGGAACAGCAGCCCGTCTTCGGCTGAAGACGACGGCAGCAACAGGAACCTGCTGAGCTACGTACGTGAGCACCTGCTGCCGGCAGCACGTCACAGAACAGACCAAGGCAAAGCTTCGTTCCTCGATGGCCAAAGTAACGTGCTCACACTagaagtatatatatatcttcctgcTGCAGGTCTGGGAGAAGTGGAAGCGCGGCGGGTCCGTCGCGGAGATGGTGGACGCGTCGCTGGGCGGGCAGTACGCCATGACCGAGGCGCTCGCCTGCGTGCAGATCGGGCTCCTGTGCGTGCAGAAGGATCCCAGGTCCAGGCCAGACGCGTCGGAGGTCGTCCTGATGCTGGACGAACGGTCGGCGATCCAGCAAAAGCCGTCCAGACCGGCGTtctgctccggctccggctccgggtCTATAAGCGGCGGCGCCTCATCAGTGAGCTATGGGCGTCGTTCTGCGATCGAGTCTGTTTCCGAGAACAGCGTGACGGTTTCGGAGCTCGAACCGCGGTAGAGGTAGGCCGTGTGCTATGGGCGTTGTTTCCCTGCTCCTCACTGTACCTCACCCACCAGGCCTGA
- the LOC8079285 gene encoding putative cysteine-rich receptor-like protein kinase 35 isoform X3, which produces MAMPSLLRLLVLLTAGAAVSQVAAWVDCGDAAPSPPPSSSPSPSPLSPPANGSSNNAAFRANLLTLLGALPRAVAPTGFASLSLGAGRDRAFVRGLCRGDMEPPRCLADLQDAVRTLGGSCPGSRRAAVWLDVVYVDYADTNISSSRDDDRRMVLYDTRLVAHPAAYLQAYGALMRTLVARAVGRVGGGGGEAGTTSARRSFFATGEARYASDDPNGTMYGMVQCMRDITAADCDHCLQTSVPRLPCCEGNQGGVVLAYNCYLRIQVYTYYDLALDAPPPSAAAQPPPPPPPVPAPSSPTPAAETSGTGRRNTTIIILAVVVPLGTLLLLAFVLTGVYYLRRRRRGVKERSRPPRPTGCAKDDDGSTTYVHPEKFTLQVLRVATGNFAAENKLGEGGFGQVFKASGWTTRCSKKALQGLLAGLPRAKKRADSRRQADTQEPRPASWGLPGGNGEADRVRVPAKSEPGHHPFRETAAAAASSGLEQEIHDHQRDRARPAVPPRGVPAADHPPGPQAQQRPAGFRHDSQDLRFRTRQSVLGRRVQRGDQTTGRNPRVHVPGVRVLRARLDQIRHVQLRGHRPRDRDRPKEQQPVFG; this is translated from the exons ATGGCCATGCCATCTCTTCTCcgcctcctcgtcctcctcaccGCAGGCGCCGCCGTCTCACAGGTCGCCGCATGGGTGGACTGCGGCGACGCCGCGCCGTCGCCTCCTCCTTCGTCCTCCCCTTCCCCCTCACCACTATCGCCGCCGGCCAACGGCAGCAGCAACAACGCGGCGTTCCGCGCGAACCTCCTCACGCTCCTGGGCGCGCTCCCGCGCGCCGTGGCGCCCACGGGGTTCGCGTCCCTCTCCCTCGGTGCCGGCCGCGACCGCGCCTTCGTCCGGGGCCTCTGCCGTGGGGACATGGAGCCTCCCCGGTGCCTCGCGGACCTGCAGGACGCCGTGCGCACCCTCGGCGGGAGCTGCCCCGgcagccgccgcgccgccgtgtGGCTGGACGTCGTCTACGTCGACTACGCCGACACCAACATCTCGAGCTCCCGCGACGACGACCGCCGCATGGTCCTGTACGACACGCGCCTGGTAGCCCACCCGGCCGCCTACCTGCAGGCGTACGGCGCGCTGATGAGGACCCTGGTGGCGCGCGCGGTGGGCCGCgtgggtggcggcggcggcgaggcaggGACGACGTCGGCGAGGCGGTCCTTCTTCGCCACCGGGGAGGCGCGGTACGCCAGCGACGATCCCAACGGTACCATGTACGGGATGGTGCAGTGCATGAGGGACATCACGGCCGCCGACTGCGACCATTGCCTGCAGACCTCGGTGCCGCGGCTGCCGTGCTGCGAGGGGAATCAGGGAGGCGTCGTGCTGGCCTACAACTGCTACCTGCGGATCCAGGTGTACACCTACTACGACCTGGCGCTCGACGCGCCGCCGCCTTCAGCTGCTGCtcaaccgccgccgccgccgccgccggtcccCGCGCCGTCGTCGCCGACGCCCGCTGCGGAAACAAGCG GAACGGGGAGACGAAACACCACCATCATCATCCTTGCCGTCGTCGTCCCACTAGGAACGCTACTCCTCCTCGCGTTCGTGTTGACTGGTGTTTACTACTTGCGGCGAAGGAGAAGAGGTGTCAAAGAGAGGAGCCGTCCGCCCAGACCCACGGGATGTgccaaggacgacgacggcaGCACAACCTATGTTCACCCGGAGAAATTCACCCTGCAGGTGCTGAGGGTGGCAACCGGTAACTTCGCTGCGGAAAACAAGCTGGGAGAGGGAGGTTTTGGACAAGTTTTCAAG GCTTCAGGATGGACAACCCGTTGCAGTAAAAAGGCTCTCCAAGGGCTCCTCGCAGGGCTTCCACGAGCTAAAAAACGAGCTGATTCTCGCCGCCAAGCTGACACACAGGAACCTCGTCCAGCTTCTTGGGGTTTGCCTGGAGGAAACGGAGAAGCTGATCGTGTACGAGTACCTGCCAAATCGGAGCCTGGACACCATCCTTTTCG GGagacggcagcagcagcagcaagctcTGGACTGGAGCAAGAGATACACGATCATCAGCGGGATCGCGCGCGGCCTGCAGTACCTCCACGAGGAGTCCCGGCTGCGGATCATCCACCGGGACCTCAAGCCCAGCAACGTCCTGCTGGGTTCCGACATGACTCCCAAGATCTCCGATTTCGGACTCGCCAGAGCGTTCTGGGGAGACGAGTCCAGAGAGGTGACCAAACGACCGGCAGGAACCCT CGGGTACATGTCCCCGGAGTACGCGTACTACGGGCACGTCTCGACCAAATCCGACATGTTCAGCTTCGGGGTCATCGTCCTCGAGATCGTGACCGGCCAAAGGAACAGCAGCCCGTCTTCGGCTGA
- the LOC8054697 gene encoding WD repeat-containing protein 13, with protein sequence MEEMAPADSATASSSSSSPECSAAPSMPTDPDFLSCVLQPPTSSSSRPDADYAALRRLLLRRKPPSALQHRMEWRCNGKGYVAYRNFLLRRIDGGSAQSTPSNSGRWAPSPVHATLSEADSWSYLRDLRSNSGVLSRTLSIGSKHSDTERHVRFAEPAYSFVGMHCIFDNCKASVTILKFGRASSDLLAYGAADGSLTVCQVSEPPSVLQKMIGHSKNITDFDFSSNNQYIASCSLDKTVRVWEISKGTCIRVVYGISSQLCICFHPVNNNLLLVGNANKEINAINFSTGRVISKLNFDDAVTALDIDHTGQFIFAGDAQGYIYTVSVNSHTGSLSRTHKNKSNKSKSPITTIQYRTFSLVARCPVLLSCAQDGNLSFFSITTNAKGYLTLICSLKLASWLQTIRASFCPLLSLEKGEFIVTGSEDANVYFYDLARPKNSCVNKLQGHGSPVIGVAWNHGENFLASSDSDGTVIVWKRSKTN encoded by the exons ATGGAGGAGATGGCTCCCGCCGACTCGGccacggcctcctcctcctcctcctccccggaGTGCTCCGCCGCCCCTTCCATGCCGACGGACCCTGACTTCCTCAGCTGCGTCCTACAGCCACCGACCTCCTCCTCGTCCCGCCCCGACGCCGACTACGCTGCCCTCCGCCGCCTCCTTCTCCGCCGCAAGCCCCCCTCCGCCCTTCAGCACCGAATG GAGTGGCGGTGCAACGGCAAGGGCTATGTCGCCTACCGCAACTTTCTCCTCCGGCGCATCGACGGTGGCAGCGCCCAGAGTACACCCAGCAACAG TGGAAGGTGGGCTCCCTCTCCGGTACATGCTACACTCTCCGAGGCAGACAGCTGGAGTTATTTGCGG gactTGAGAAGTAACAGCGGTGTGTTAAGCCGCACCCTAAGTATTGGCTCAAAGCACAGTGATACTGAGAGGCATGTCAGATTTGCTGAGCCTGCATACTCATTTGTTGGAATGCATTGCATCTTTGACAACTGCAAGGCCTCAG TTACGATATTGAAATTTGGCCGTGCAAGTTCGGACCTGCTTGCATATGGTGCGGCAGATGGCAGCTTGACAGTCTGCCAGGTTTCTGAGCCACCATCTGTTCTTCAGAAAATGATAGGGCATTCTAAAAATATCACAG ATTTTGATTTTTCATCTAATAACCAGTACATAGCTTCATGCTCTCTGGATAAAACTGTACGAGTATGGGAAATCTCTAAAGGCACATGCATCAGGGTCGTCTATGGAATTTCTTCCCAGCTATGTATCTGTTTTCATCCT GTGAACAATAATTTGCTTTTAGTTGGCAATGCAAACAAGGAAATCAAT GCAATAAATTTTAGCACTGGGAGAGTAATCAGCAAACTTAACTTTGATGATGCGGTTACAGCTTTGGATATTGATCACACTGGGCAGTTTATTTTCGCTGGTGATGCACAG GGTTACATATACACTGTTAGTGTGAACTCACATACAGGGTCATTATCTAGAACTCACAAGAACAAAAGTAATAAGAGCAAATCTCCTATTACGACAATCCAGTATCGGACCTTCTCTCTGGTGGCGCGCTGTCCAGTACTTCTTTCTTGTGCTCAAGATGGAAACCTTTCTTTCTTCAG CATCACGACAAATGCTAAGGGATACTTGACTCTCATATGCTCCCTAAAACTGGCGTCATGGCTGCAGACTATCCGTGCTTCTTTCTGTCCACTTCTTTCCCTTGAGAAAGGAGAGTTCATAG TTACTGGAAGTGAGGACGCAAATGTCTACTTCTATGATTTGGCACGCCCAAAGAACTCATGTGTGAATAAACTACAG GGACATGGTTCTCCAGTAATTGGAGTTGCCTGGAATCATGGGGAGAATTTTCTGGCCTCATCTGATTCAGATGGCACAGTTATTGTATGGAAGCGATCAAAAACTAATTAG